In one window of Streptomyces roseofulvus DNA:
- a CDS encoding Uma2 family endonuclease, producing MTYGADAVLLVVEIVSPSSSGRRTDRLLKPPYYAEAGIEHLWRLELEPAPVLVVSELSEGRYVERVAEAGRGTVVEKPFPVEVGPGRLVSPRRRGVAQAEGSRNSRRLPRSSAVWKRV from the coding sequence ATCACGTACGGCGCCGACGCCGTCCTCCTCGTCGTCGAGATCGTCTCGCCCTCCTCGTCGGGGCGCCGGACCGACCGGCTGCTCAAGCCGCCGTACTACGCGGAGGCCGGGATCGAGCACCTGTGGCGTCTGGAGCTGGAGCCCGCGCCCGTGCTCGTCGTGTCCGAGCTGAGCGAGGGGCGGTACGTGGAGCGGGTGGCGGAGGCCGGGCGGGGGACGGTCGTCGAGAAGCCGTTCCCGGTCGAGGTCGGTCCGGGCCGGCTGGTGAGCCCGCGCCGCCGAGGCGTCGCTCAGGCCGAGGGTTCCAGGAACTCCAGGCGGTTGCCGAGGTCGTCGGCGGTGTGGAAGCGGGTGTAG
- a CDS encoding glyoxalase: MSTEHTLAGLHHVQLSIPPGGEDACRAFWGDALGLTEIQKPPVLAARGGCWFRGGGIEVHLGVEDDFRPARRAHPGILVTGIHALAARLESRGTTVTWDDALPGYTRFHTADDLGNRLEFLEPSA; the protein is encoded by the coding sequence GTGTCGACGGAACACACCCTGGCCGGCCTGCACCACGTCCAGCTGTCGATCCCGCCGGGCGGCGAGGACGCCTGCCGGGCCTTCTGGGGCGACGCGCTGGGCCTGACGGAGATCCAGAAGCCGCCGGTCCTCGCGGCCCGCGGCGGCTGCTGGTTCCGCGGCGGCGGCATCGAGGTGCACCTCGGCGTCGAGGACGACTTCCGCCCCGCCCGCAGGGCCCACCCCGGCATCCTCGTCACCGGCATCCACGCCCTCGCCGCCCGCCTGGAGAGCCGGGGCACGACCGTCACCTGGGACGACGCCCTCCCCGGCTACACCCGCTTCCACACCGCCGACGACCTCGGCAACCGCCTGGAGTTCCTGGAACCCTCGGCCTGA
- a CDS encoding helicase C-terminal domain-containing protein, translating to MGIGELDREAHVPEGRPSGTAGSPRTLAEALRARGDDGLAALLRARPDLLGPVPNDLTQLATRAGTRASVVRALDRLDRFSLQVAETLAVAPDPAPYPVLLDLFGGGRDAPEIEAALPRAVALLREQALVWGDDDRLRLVRTARELLSPSPQHPSPTGLGPTVAEATAGMSPGRLQEIVAAAGLPSTHDPVSAVASLTALFTDRERMAALLDTAPPEALAVLDRLVWGPPYGEVTAKPTPPVGWLRDRGLLLPVSPRTMVLPREVALHLRGGRAHRAPEPRAPEVRTAREYRPQVVDSAAAGQAYAALATVEELLKSWDHGGPLVLRAGGLSVRDLKRTAAALDVPEPVAAFWLELAYGAGLLASDGEADERYAPTPAYDDWLDQPPAERWARLVTAWLAATRTPRLAGGQDTKGRTLSALGPDLDRAAAPEVRHRVLGLLATLPPGAAADPESLLARLRWERPTRSSSGTGGTPGRPAPAAGAASTPATEPGAAGPWASEVRTATTPAPTQPTAARPPADLRERLARWVLDDAELLGITGRGALSTAARALLNLPLTEAAAPAAEGGGVEPEVAVERAAELLEPLLPQPVDHVLLQADLTAVAPGPLLRPLADALAVLADVESKGGATVYRFTPASVRRALDTGRSASDLHAFLAAHSRTPVPQPLAYLIDDVARKHGHLRIGAASAYVRCDDDALLGEILADRRSAALRLRRLAPTVLAAQVDPASLLDGLRSMGYAPAAESAEGDVLITRADAYRTPPRTAPAPVPEGPPVPDATLLAAAVRAIRAGDHAATAVRKEPAVPVTAGGLPRTSAAETLATVQAAAMTGSAVWIGYVNAEGAASQRVIAPVRVEGGFVTGYDHTADEVRTYPLHRITGVAELADEEV from the coding sequence ATGGGGATCGGCGAGCTGGACCGGGAGGCGCACGTGCCCGAGGGACGTCCGAGTGGGACCGCGGGAAGCCCGCGCACGCTGGCCGAGGCGCTGCGGGCGCGCGGGGACGACGGTCTCGCGGCGCTGCTGCGGGCCCGCCCCGACCTGCTCGGCCCGGTGCCGAACGATCTGACGCAGCTGGCGACCCGGGCCGGGACACGGGCCTCGGTCGTCCGGGCCCTCGACCGGCTCGACCGGTTCTCGCTCCAGGTGGCGGAGACCCTGGCGGTGGCGCCGGACCCGGCGCCGTACCCCGTCCTGCTCGACCTGTTCGGCGGTGGCCGGGACGCGCCCGAGATCGAGGCGGCGCTGCCCCGCGCGGTCGCGCTGCTGCGCGAGCAGGCGCTGGTGTGGGGCGACGACGACCGGCTGCGGCTCGTACGGACCGCGCGCGAGCTGCTGTCGCCGTCGCCGCAGCACCCCTCCCCCACCGGGCTCGGCCCGACCGTCGCCGAGGCGACCGCGGGCATGTCGCCGGGCAGGCTCCAGGAGATCGTCGCGGCGGCCGGGCTGCCGTCCACCCACGACCCGGTGTCCGCGGTCGCCTCGCTCACCGCGCTCTTCACCGACCGGGAACGGATGGCGGCGCTGCTCGACACCGCGCCGCCGGAGGCACTCGCCGTGCTCGACCGGCTCGTGTGGGGCCCGCCCTACGGCGAGGTGACGGCGAAGCCGACGCCGCCGGTCGGCTGGCTGCGGGACCGGGGACTGCTGCTGCCCGTGTCGCCGCGCACGATGGTGCTGCCCCGCGAGGTGGCGCTGCACCTGCGGGGCGGGCGGGCGCACCGGGCGCCGGAGCCCCGCGCGCCGGAGGTGCGGACGGCGCGCGAGTACCGTCCCCAGGTTGTGGACAGCGCCGCCGCCGGGCAGGCGTACGCGGCGCTCGCCACCGTCGAGGAGCTGCTGAAGTCCTGGGACCACGGCGGCCCCCTGGTGCTCCGGGCCGGCGGCCTGTCCGTGCGGGACCTGAAGCGGACGGCCGCCGCCCTCGACGTCCCGGAACCCGTGGCCGCGTTCTGGCTGGAGCTGGCGTACGGGGCGGGGCTGCTGGCCTCGGACGGCGAGGCGGACGAGCGGTACGCGCCCACGCCCGCGTACGACGACTGGCTCGACCAGCCGCCGGCCGAACGCTGGGCCCGCCTCGTCACCGCCTGGCTCGCGGCGACCCGCACCCCGAGACTCGCCGGCGGGCAGGACACGAAGGGCCGGACGCTGTCCGCGCTCGGCCCCGACCTGGACCGGGCGGCCGCGCCCGAGGTACGCCACCGGGTCCTCGGCCTGCTGGCCACGCTGCCGCCGGGCGCGGCGGCCGACCCCGAGTCCCTGCTGGCCCGGCTGCGCTGGGAACGGCCCACGCGCTCCTCCTCCGGCACCGGCGGGACCCCCGGCCGCCCCGCACCGGCCGCGGGCGCCGCCTCGACGCCCGCCACCGAGCCCGGCGCGGCCGGGCCGTGGGCCTCCGAGGTCCGCACCGCCACCACCCCCGCGCCTACCCAGCCCACGGCCGCCCGTCCCCCCGCCGACCTGCGGGAACGCCTGGCCCGCTGGGTGCTCGACGACGCCGAACTCCTCGGCATCACCGGCCGCGGCGCCCTGTCCACGGCCGCACGGGCCCTGCTCAACCTGCCGCTCACCGAGGCCGCCGCACCGGCCGCCGAGGGCGGCGGAGTGGAGCCCGAGGTCGCGGTGGAACGCGCCGCGGAACTCCTCGAACCGCTGCTCCCCCAGCCCGTCGACCACGTCCTCCTCCAGGCCGACCTCACCGCCGTCGCCCCCGGCCCGCTGCTCCGCCCGCTGGCCGACGCGCTCGCGGTCCTGGCGGACGTGGAATCGAAGGGTGGCGCGACGGTCTACCGGTTCACGCCCGCCTCGGTACGGCGGGCGCTCGACACCGGCCGCTCCGCCTCCGACCTGCACGCCTTCCTCGCCGCGCACTCCCGGACGCCGGTGCCGCAGCCGCTCGCGTACCTCATCGACGACGTGGCGCGGAAGCACGGGCACCTGCGGATCGGCGCGGCCTCCGCGTACGTCCGCTGCGACGACGACGCCCTGCTCGGCGAGATCCTGGCCGACCGCCGCTCCGCCGCACTGCGCCTGCGCCGCCTCGCCCCGACGGTGCTGGCCGCGCAGGTCGACCCGGCGTCGCTCCTCGACGGGCTGCGGTCCATGGGGTACGCGCCGGCCGCCGAGTCGGCGGAGGGCGACGTCCTGATCACCCGCGCCGACGCCTACCGGACCCCACCCCGCACCGCACCGGCCCCCGTCCCGGAGGGCCCGCCGGTCCCCGACGCCACGCTGCTCGCGGCGGCGGTCCGCGCGATCCGGGCCGGGGACCACGCCGCCACGGCGGTACGCAAGGAACCCGCCGTCCCGGTCACGGCGGGCGGCCTGCCCCGTACCTCGGCCGCCGAGACCCTGGCGACGGTGCAGGCGGCGGCGATGACGGGCTCGGCGGTGTGGATCGGCTACGTCAACGCCGAGGGCGCCGCCAGCCAGCGGGTCATCGCCCCGGTCCGGGTGGAGGGCGGCTTCGTGACCGGCTACGACCACACCGCCGACGAGGTCCGCACGTACCCGCTGCACCGCATCACGGGCGTGGCGGAACTCGCGGACGAGGAGGTCTGA
- a CDS encoding ABC transporter ATP-binding protein — protein MSRLTARGLTLAYENRVVVEDLDLAVPDGKVTVIVGPNACGKSTTLRALGRLLKPVRGAVLLDGEELAKLPTKAIARSIGLLPQTPVAPEAITVADLVARGRQPHQAWWKQWSEEDERAVTEAMARTDVAALADRSVDELSGGQRQRVWIAMALAQETDLLLLDEPTTYLDIAHQVEVLDLVRRLNRSRGRTVVLVLHDLNQAARYADHLIAMKAGRVVTQGPPAEVVTDAMVRDVFGLPAVVVPDPVTGSPLVVPGAPWEDRDSAPAGAADQIEG, from the coding sequence ATGAGCAGACTGACGGCCCGCGGGCTGACCCTCGCCTACGAGAACCGGGTCGTCGTCGAGGACCTCGACCTCGCGGTCCCCGACGGCAAGGTGACCGTCATCGTCGGCCCCAACGCCTGCGGCAAGTCCACCACCCTGCGGGCCCTCGGCCGGCTCCTCAAGCCGGTCCGCGGCGCGGTGCTGCTCGACGGGGAGGAGCTGGCGAAGCTCCCCACCAAGGCGATCGCCCGCTCGATCGGCCTGCTGCCGCAGACGCCCGTCGCACCCGAGGCCATCACCGTCGCGGACCTCGTCGCCCGCGGCCGGCAGCCCCACCAGGCGTGGTGGAAGCAGTGGTCCGAGGAGGACGAGCGGGCCGTCACCGAGGCCATGGCCCGCACCGACGTGGCCGCCCTCGCCGACCGGTCCGTCGACGAACTCTCCGGCGGGCAGCGGCAGCGCGTCTGGATCGCGATGGCCCTCGCCCAGGAGACCGACCTGCTCCTCCTCGACGAGCCCACCACCTACCTGGACATCGCGCACCAGGTCGAGGTCCTCGACCTCGTCCGCCGCCTCAACCGCTCGCGCGGGCGGACCGTGGTCCTCGTCCTCCACGACCTCAACCAGGCCGCGCGGTACGCGGACCACCTCATCGCGATGAAGGCCGGACGGGTCGTCACCCAGGGCCCGCCGGCCGAGGTCGTCACCGACGCCATGGTCCGGGACGTCTTCGGCCTCCCCGCCGTCGTCGTCCCCGACCCGGTGACCGGCTCCCCGCTCGTCGTCCCCGGCGCGCCCTGGGAGGACCGGGACTCAGCCCCGGCGGGCGCGGCGGACCAGATAGAGGGCTGA
- a CDS encoding FecCD family ABC transporter permease, with protein MSLPATRIRPAGYGLVRTGPASFLVHRRSLLAAGALLLLLAAVSVAYLCAGEKTVPPGEVLTVLTGGDSPAAFVVEELRVPRLVTALAVGAAFGIAGALIQTVARNPLASPDIIGISQGAGALTVAAMTFGLASYTVLPYLSIAGGVLAAALVYVFAWRGGLHATRFVLIGIGFAIALRSLITLFMTKGDYLVAQQAQIWMTGSLNGRGWDESAPVRWTLLAMLPAVLWTARAQRTVALDDSTATALGVRLGRVRLGLVAVGVVLASVATGVAGPVDFVALLAPQIARRVTRTAQIPLFCSALLGALIVTAADLVGRRLFSPVELPVGVLTAAVGAPYLIWLIVRSRTGEKA; from the coding sequence ATGAGCCTCCCCGCCACGAGGATCCGCCCCGCGGGCTACGGGCTCGTCCGCACCGGACCCGCCTCCTTCCTCGTCCACCGCCGCTCCCTGCTCGCCGCCGGCGCGCTGCTCCTCCTGCTCGCCGCGGTCTCCGTCGCGTACCTCTGCGCCGGCGAGAAGACCGTCCCGCCCGGCGAGGTCCTGACGGTCCTCACCGGCGGCGACTCCCCCGCCGCGTTCGTCGTCGAGGAGCTGCGCGTCCCGCGGCTCGTCACCGCGCTCGCCGTCGGCGCCGCCTTCGGCATCGCCGGCGCGCTCATCCAGACCGTCGCCCGCAACCCGCTCGCCTCGCCCGACATCATCGGCATCAGCCAGGGCGCCGGCGCGCTCACCGTCGCCGCGATGACCTTCGGCCTCGCCTCGTACACGGTGCTGCCCTACCTGTCGATCGCCGGCGGCGTCCTCGCCGCCGCGCTCGTCTACGTCTTCGCCTGGCGCGGCGGACTGCACGCCACCCGCTTCGTCCTCATCGGCATCGGCTTCGCCATCGCGCTCCGGTCCCTCATCACCCTCTTCATGACCAAGGGCGACTACCTCGTCGCCCAGCAGGCGCAGATCTGGATGACCGGCTCGCTCAACGGGCGCGGCTGGGACGAGTCCGCGCCCGTCCGCTGGACGCTGCTGGCGATGCTGCCCGCCGTGCTGTGGACCGCCCGCGCCCAGCGGACCGTCGCCCTCGACGACTCCACCGCCACCGCGCTCGGCGTCCGCCTCGGACGGGTCCGGCTCGGGCTCGTCGCGGTGGGCGTCGTCCTCGCCTCCGTCGCCACCGGGGTCGCCGGGCCCGTCGACTTCGTCGCGCTGCTCGCCCCGCAGATCGCCCGCCGGGTGACGCGCACCGCGCAGATCCCGCTGTTCTGCTCGGCGCTGCTCGGCGCGCTGATCGTCACCGCCGCCGACCTCGTCGGACGGCGGCTGTTCTCCCCGGTGGAACTGCCGGTGGGTGTCCTCACGGCGGCGGTCGGCGCCCCGTATCTGATCTGGCTCATCGTCCGGAGCCGCACGGGAGAGAAGGCATGA